One part of the Candidatus Kouleothrix ribensis genome encodes these proteins:
- a CDS encoding proline--tRNA ligase, whose protein sequence is MPKEGITPRAQDYAQWYLDIVRNADLADYAEVVKGCIVFKPTGYAIWEAIQRGLDDRIKATGHVNAYFPLLIPKSFIMKEAEHVEGFAPELFEVTRIGTDELAEPLVVRPTSETIIGYFYAKWIRSYRDLPLLINQWANVMRAEMRTRPFLRTAEFLWQEGHTVHVDEADAQRETLMILHDVYADFVEREMAVPVIKGLKTEKEKFPGALRSYCIEAMMQDGRALQAGTSHNLGQNFARAFNITFTDQHNSIQHAWTTSWGVSTRLIGALIMSHSDDEGLIIPPRLAPTQVVVVPIYKNDTERSTVLAAVEQITAPWRGRLRFKIDDRDNLTPGFKYNEWELKGIPVRVEVGPRDVEKGSVAVARRDVPGKAGKAFVPQAGLTEHLEALLAEIQQNLYDRALTFRNDHTADVQTYDELKQQIERGFARCYWAGTTDDEKRIQDETRATIRCIPLDQPNIGGTCVYTGKPATQLVIFGRAY, encoded by the coding sequence ATGCCCAAAGAAGGAATCACACCGCGCGCGCAAGACTACGCGCAGTGGTATCTCGACATCGTGCGCAACGCCGACCTGGCCGATTATGCCGAGGTCGTGAAGGGCTGCATCGTCTTCAAGCCCACCGGCTACGCGATCTGGGAAGCAATCCAGCGTGGGCTCGACGACCGGATCAAGGCGACTGGGCATGTGAATGCCTATTTCCCGCTGCTGATCCCCAAGAGCTTCATCATGAAAGAAGCCGAACACGTCGAAGGCTTCGCACCCGAGCTGTTCGAGGTCACACGCATCGGCACCGACGAGCTGGCCGAGCCGCTGGTGGTGCGCCCAACCTCCGAAACGATCATCGGCTACTTCTACGCCAAGTGGATCCGCAGCTACCGCGACCTGCCGCTGCTGATCAACCAGTGGGCCAATGTGATGCGCGCCGAGATGCGCACGCGCCCATTCTTGCGCACTGCCGAGTTCCTGTGGCAAGAAGGCCACACCGTACACGTCGATGAGGCCGACGCCCAACGCGAGACGCTGATGATTCTGCACGATGTCTATGCCGATTTCGTCGAGCGCGAGATGGCCGTGCCGGTGATCAAAGGCCTGAAGACCGAGAAAGAGAAGTTCCCCGGCGCACTGCGCTCGTACTGCATCGAGGCCATGATGCAGGATGGCCGCGCGCTACAGGCCGGTACCTCGCACAACCTGGGCCAGAACTTCGCCAGGGCCTTCAACATCACCTTTACCGATCAGCACAACTCCATCCAGCATGCCTGGACCACCAGCTGGGGCGTCAGCACGCGCCTGATCGGCGCGCTGATCATGAGCCACTCCGACGACGAAGGCCTGATCATCCCACCGCGCCTCGCGCCAACTCAGGTGGTCGTCGTGCCGATCTATAAGAACGATACCGAGCGCAGCACCGTGCTGGCCGCAGTCGAGCAGATCACTGCGCCCTGGCGGGGCCGGCTGCGCTTCAAGATCGACGACCGCGACAACCTGACACCAGGCTTCAAATATAACGAGTGGGAGCTCAAGGGCATACCCGTGCGCGTCGAGGTCGGCCCGCGCGATGTCGAGAAGGGCAGCGTGGCGGTGGCACGCCGCGACGTGCCGGGCAAGGCCGGCAAGGCTTTCGTGCCGCAAGCTGGCCTCACCGAGCATCTCGAGGCGCTGCTGGCCGAGATCCAGCAGAACCTGTACGATCGCGCGCTCACGTTCCGCAATGATCATACTGCCGATGTGCAAACCTACGACGAGCTTAAGCAGCAGATCGAGCGCGGCTTCGCGCGCTGCTACTGGGCCGGCACCACCGACGACGAAAAGCGCATCCAGGACGAAACCCGCGCGACCATCCGCTGCATCCCGCTCGACCAGCCCAATATAGGCGGAACCTGTGTCTACACCGGTAAGCCTGCTACACAGCTGGTCATTTTCGGGCGCGCATATTAG
- a CDS encoding STAS domain-containing protein, producing the protein MPIAELRDGLDRTVQAWQAFLEHDDTAVIMQIASVMGQRRAANQIDVRDTLYVIDALRTHILRLVDHISANMPADVQLERKIEAALHDQRKMIIGAYGDVMLEAQQLLADREQALAYQGRLIQELSTPIVPIFEGVLVLPLVGAVDSRRATQVMESALEKIVENQADVLILDITGVPMVDTGVANYLIQMARAVNLLGAQVVLVGIGAEIAQTIVQLGVELSNIVTRSNLQSGIDYALTRRGYAIQPVA; encoded by the coding sequence ATGCCGATCGCCGAACTGCGGGATGGACTCGATCGCACCGTTCAAGCCTGGCAGGCCTTCCTAGAGCACGACGACACGGCCGTAATTATGCAGATCGCCAGTGTGATGGGCCAGCGGCGCGCGGCAAATCAAATCGATGTGCGCGACACATTGTATGTGATCGATGCGTTACGTACGCATATTCTACGGCTGGTCGATCACATAAGCGCCAACATGCCTGCAGATGTGCAGCTCGAACGCAAGATCGAAGCCGCACTACACGATCAGCGCAAGATGATCATTGGCGCCTATGGCGATGTGATGCTCGAGGCCCAGCAACTACTGGCCGATCGTGAGCAAGCGCTGGCGTACCAGGGCAGGCTCATCCAGGAGCTTTCAACGCCAATCGTGCCGATCTTCGAGGGCGTGCTGGTGCTGCCACTTGTCGGCGCCGTCGACTCGCGCCGCGCTACACAGGTGATGGAGTCGGCGCTCGAGAAGATCGTCGAGAACCAGGCCGATGTGCTGATCCTCGATATTACCGGCGTGCCGATGGTCGACACCGGCGTGGCCAACTATCTGATCCAGATGGCCCGCGCAGTGAACCTGCTCGGCGCCCAGGTGGTGCTGGTGGGCATCGGCGCCGAGATTGCCCAGACGATCGTTCAGCTGGGGGTCGAGCTGAGCAATATCGTCACACGCTCGAACCTCCAATCGGGCATCGACTACGCCCTGACACGCCGCGGCTACGCCATCCAACCGGTGGCGTGA
- a CDS encoding M42 family metallopeptidase, producing the protein MEDMLRMLKELTDAPGVSGFEEPVRRVMRRHMEPLGEIMTDNIGSIIGRKIGKAGGPRIALAGHLDEIGFMVTRITDEGFLKFQTLGGWWEQVMLAQRVEIHTRQGVVVGVVGSKPPHLLSAEDRKKVCEKKDMFIDIGAGSRAEAEAFGIRPGDPVVPVCPFTVMKNEKLLMAKAWDNRFGCALAIEVMRRLKGQPHPNELYGVGNVQEEVGLRGAATTTFAINPDIGFALDTGIAGDTPGIRADEAQGKLGGGPVLLLYDASMIPHVGLRDLVIDTASAEGIPLQFDVIAAGGTDAGRMHLFGAGVPSLVIGVPVRYIHTHAAIMHRDDFDNAAKLMVAVVKRLDDETVQQLKA; encoded by the coding sequence ATGGAAGACATGTTGCGCATGCTGAAAGAGCTGACCGATGCGCCGGGTGTGTCGGGCTTTGAAGAGCCGGTGCGGCGGGTTATGCGCCGGCATATGGAGCCGCTCGGTGAGATCATGACCGACAATATCGGCTCGATCATTGGCCGCAAGATTGGCAAGGCCGGCGGCCCGCGCATCGCACTGGCCGGGCACCTCGACGAAATCGGCTTCATGGTCACGCGCATCACCGACGAGGGCTTTCTCAAATTCCAGACGCTGGGCGGTTGGTGGGAGCAAGTGATGCTGGCGCAGCGCGTCGAGATACACACGCGCCAGGGCGTGGTGGTGGGCGTAGTTGGCTCGAAGCCACCGCACTTGCTCTCGGCTGAAGATCGCAAGAAGGTTTGCGAGAAGAAAGATATGTTCATCGACATCGGGGCCGGCTCGCGCGCCGAGGCCGAGGCGTTCGGCATTCGGCCAGGCGACCCGGTAGTGCCGGTGTGCCCGTTCACAGTGATGAAGAACGAGAAGCTGCTGATGGCCAAGGCCTGGGATAACCGCTTTGGCTGCGCGCTGGCGATCGAGGTGATGCGCCGCCTGAAAGGCCAGCCGCACCCGAACGAGCTGTATGGTGTCGGCAATGTGCAAGAAGAGGTGGGGCTGCGTGGCGCGGCCACGACGACCTTCGCGATTAACCCCGATATTGGGTTTGCGCTCGACACCGGCATTGCCGGCGATACGCCGGGCATACGCGCCGACGAGGCCCAGGGCAAACTTGGCGGCGGGCCGGTGCTGCTGCTCTACGATGCCTCGATGATTCCGCACGTTGGCCTGCGCGACCTAGTGATCGACACGGCCAGTGCCGAGGGCATCCCGCTCCAGTTCGATGTGATCGCGGCAGGCGGCACCGACGCGGGGCGAATGCATCTCTTCGGTGCGGGGGTGCCATCGCTGGTGATCGGCGTGCCGGTGCGCTACATCCATACCCACGCAGCAATCATGCACCGCGACGACTTCGACAATGCAGCCAAGCTTATGGTTGCGGTGGTGAAGCGCCTCGACGACGAGACCGTGCAGCAGCTCAAGGCGTAG
- the nadD gene encoding nicotinate (nicotinamide) nucleotide adenylyltransferase, with translation MRVGLFGGSFDPIHYGHLAIAEEARVALHLDRVIFIPAAQQPFKTGQHAANAQMRLAMVQLACASNPAFAVSPIEIERSGPSYTIVTLEVLRPAISGELFLIIGADSAADLPRWHDAARLADLARIVLIGRPGVVPDLEALQVALPALSNRLIVLPGPQIALSSTQLRSRAAAGLSLRYLTPDPVVEYLLEHRPYVV, from the coding sequence ATGCGCGTAGGCCTGTTTGGCGGCTCTTTCGATCCAATCCACTATGGTCACCTAGCAATCGCCGAGGAGGCGCGCGTCGCGCTACACCTGGATCGGGTCATCTTCATTCCAGCGGCTCAGCAGCCGTTTAAAACCGGGCAGCATGCAGCCAATGCGCAGATGCGCCTGGCCATGGTTCAGCTGGCATGTGCGTCGAATCCGGCCTTTGCGGTGTCGCCGATCGAGATCGAGCGCTCTGGCCCATCGTATACTATCGTGACGCTTGAGGTGCTACGCCCAGCGATCAGCGGCGAATTGTTTCTGATCATCGGGGCCGATAGCGCCGCCGATCTGCCGCGCTGGCACGACGCGGCACGCCTGGCCGATCTGGCGCGGATCGTGCTGATCGGCCGGCCGGGGGTCGTGCCCGATCTTGAGGCGCTGCAGGTGGCGCTGCCGGCATTATCCAATCGCCTGATCGTCCTGCCAGGCCCGCAGATCGCCTTGTCGAGTACCCAACTGCGTAGCCGCGCCGCTGCCGGCCTTTCACTACGCTACCTGACACCTGACCCGGTCGTTGAGTATCTGCTCGAACACCGGCCCTATGTGGTTTAA